From the Pseudomonas baltica genome, one window contains:
- a CDS encoding zinc-binding dehydrogenase, with product MKALQGVEGHVEWVERPSPTLDAGQVKIRVAAAGLNRADLLQRAGHYPPPPGASDILGLECSGIIAEVGPGSSWQVGDRVCTLLAGGGMAEEVVVDGRHVLPVPEGVSLIDAAAIPEVYATVWLNLFQLAALKPGEKVLLHAGASGIGSAAIQLCKAFGNPTWVSVGSAERLAYCEALGAQGGVVRSVDLEALRDLGPFDVILDPVGGNYAELNIKVAALDARWVMIGLMGGTKAQVDLGAVLGKRIHLLGSTLRSRSDQFKADLLSDLGQHVWPLFTEGRLSPQVVRTFPIVDAETAFDELAGNQISGKVVLIVDETLI from the coding sequence GTGAAGGCATTGCAAGGCGTTGAAGGACATGTCGAGTGGGTTGAGCGTCCAAGCCCCACCCTTGATGCAGGTCAAGTGAAGATTCGCGTGGCCGCGGCGGGGCTCAATCGTGCCGATCTGCTGCAGCGCGCGGGTCACTATCCGCCACCGCCAGGCGCCAGCGATATTCTCGGACTCGAGTGTTCGGGGATTATCGCCGAAGTGGGGCCAGGGTCGTCCTGGCAGGTGGGTGATCGGGTCTGTACGTTGCTGGCCGGTGGTGGCATGGCCGAGGAAGTGGTGGTCGATGGCCGTCACGTGTTGCCGGTGCCGGAGGGCGTAAGCCTGATCGACGCGGCGGCGATTCCAGAGGTCTACGCCACGGTGTGGCTCAACCTGTTCCAGCTGGCGGCGCTCAAGCCGGGCGAAAAAGTGCTGCTGCACGCCGGTGCGAGCGGTATCGGCTCGGCGGCGATCCAGCTGTGCAAGGCGTTCGGCAACCCGACCTGGGTGAGCGTCGGTTCGGCCGAGCGGCTGGCCTACTGCGAGGCTCTGGGCGCTCAAGGGGGTGTGGTGCGCAGCGTCGATCTGGAGGCGTTGCGCGACCTTGGGCCGTTCGATGTGATCCTCGATCCGGTGGGCGGCAACTACGCCGAGCTGAATATCAAGGTAGCGGCGCTGGATGCGCGCTGGGTGATGATCGGCCTGATGGGCGGCACCAAGGCGCAGGTCGATCTGGGCGCGGTGCTGGGCAAGCGCATTCACCTGCTGGGCTCGACGCTGCGCAGCCGCAGCGATCAGTTCAAAGCCGATCTGCTCAGCGATCTGGGCCAGCATGTGTGGCCGTTGTTCACGGAAGGGCGCTTGAGCCCGCAGGTGGTACGAACCTTCCCGATCGTCGATGCCGAAACCGCCTTCGATGAGTTGGCCGGTAATCAGATCAGCGGGAAGGTGGTGTTGATCGTCGATGAGACGCTGATCTAG
- a CDS encoding DUF1285 domain-containing protein, giving the protein MTDASHLLAQIPPAKGPAPVHLWNPDFCGDIDMRIARDGTWFYQGTPIGRAPMVRLFSTILRRDGDDYFLVTPVEKVGIQVEDAPFVAIRLEVEGQGEHQCLRFFTNVDDHCDADAEHPLRVHIDAASQEPSPYVRVRTNLEALIHRNVFYQLVDLAVTRRIDGQSWLGVWSHGQFFPIGPEPD; this is encoded by the coding sequence ATGACAGACGCCAGCCATCTATTGGCGCAGATTCCCCCAGCCAAGGGGCCCGCACCGGTGCATCTGTGGAACCCGGATTTTTGCGGCGATATCGACATGCGCATCGCCCGCGACGGCACCTGGTTCTATCAGGGCACGCCGATCGGCCGGGCGCCCATGGTGCGGCTGTTCTCCACCATCCTGCGGCGTGACGGCGATGATTACTTCCTGGTGACGCCGGTGGAGAAAGTCGGCATCCAGGTCGAAGATGCGCCGTTCGTGGCAATCCGCCTGGAAGTGGAAGGGCAGGGCGAGCACCAATGTCTGCGTTTTTTCACCAATGTCGATGATCACTGCGATGCCGACGCCGAGCACCCGCTACGCGTGCATATCGATGCCGCCAGTCAGGAGCCTTCGCCCTACGTGCGGGTGCGCACCAACCTGGAGGCGTTGATTCATCGCAACGTCTTCTACCAATTGGTGGATCTGGCGGTCACACGTCGGATCGACGGCCAGTCCTGGCTTGGCGTATGGAGCCACGGTCAGTTCTTTCCTATCGGACCAGAGCCTGACTGA
- a CDS encoding HlyD family type I secretion periplasmic adaptor subunit has product MSHSTGGLRGYLDSFGKTGEREFMPELASAGLNDSPRRSRLTVWVVAALIVAALVWAKLAVIEEVTTGEGKAIPSSKVQVIQNLEGGIVSEILVREGQMVEKGDTLLRLDDTRYLSNRGESEADRYTLMAQVDRLAAEATGKPFVVSDEIKTKAPQVAADEMAFYTSRQSKLASEQNTLNQQLVQKTQELAEFRSKQAQYRNSLALLQQEMDMSTPLIKSGAVSPVEILRLKRSAVEARGQMDATSLAIPRAEAAIAEIRSKVQESTLGFRSDASKDLNDKRTELAKITATTIAIDDRVTRTTVVSPVKGIIKQMKINTIGGVVQPGSDMLEIVPMEDNLLIEAKVRPQDVAFLHPGQKAMVKFSAYDYTIYGGLKAKLELISADTVTDEKGNSFYLIQVRTDLNHLGGDNKPLLIIPGMTATVDIITGEKSVLDYVLKPVLKARTESLRER; this is encoded by the coding sequence GCAAGACCGGCGAACGGGAATTCATGCCCGAGCTGGCCAGCGCCGGCCTCAACGATTCGCCACGGCGCTCGCGACTCACCGTCTGGGTGGTGGCGGCGCTGATCGTTGCCGCACTGGTGTGGGCCAAGCTGGCGGTGATCGAGGAAGTCACCACGGGTGAAGGCAAGGCCATCCCTTCGAGCAAGGTGCAAGTGATCCAGAACCTGGAGGGCGGCATCGTTTCGGAAATCCTGGTGCGCGAAGGCCAGATGGTCGAAAAAGGCGACACCCTGCTACGTCTCGACGATACCCGCTACCTGTCCAACCGTGGTGAAAGCGAAGCCGATCGCTACACCTTGATGGCCCAGGTCGATCGCCTGGCGGCTGAAGCCACCGGCAAACCGTTCGTAGTGTCGGATGAAATCAAGACCAAGGCGCCGCAGGTGGCCGCTGACGAAATGGCTTTCTATACCTCGCGCCAGAGCAAGCTGGCCAGCGAACAGAACACCCTTAATCAGCAACTGGTGCAAAAGACTCAAGAGCTGGCCGAGTTCCGCTCCAAGCAGGCGCAGTACCGCAACAGCCTGGCCTTGCTGCAGCAGGAAATGGACATGTCGACGCCGCTGATCAAATCCGGCGCGGTCTCGCCGGTAGAGATCCTGCGCCTCAAGCGCAGCGCCGTGGAAGCCCGTGGACAGATGGATGCCACCAGCCTGGCGATCCCCCGCGCCGAGGCGGCCATCGCCGAGATCCGCAGCAAGGTGCAAGAGTCGACACTGGGCTTTCGCTCCGATGCCTCCAAGGACCTCAACGACAAGCGCACGGAGCTGGCCAAGATCACCGCCACCACCATCGCCATCGATGACCGCGTGACGCGCACCACGGTGGTGTCGCCGGTCAAAGGCATCATCAAGCAGATGAAGATCAACACCATCGGCGGCGTGGTTCAACCAGGCAGCGACATGCTCGAGATCGTGCCCATGGAAGACAATCTGCTGATCGAAGCCAAGGTACGGCCGCAAGACGTGGCCTTCCTCCACCCCGGCCAGAAAGCCATGGTCAAGTTCAGCGCGTACGACTACACGATTTATGGTGGGCTCAAGGCCAAGCTGGAACTGATCAGCGCCGATACCGTGACCGATGAAAAGGGCAACAGCTTCTACCTGATTCAGGTACGGACCGACCTCAATCATTTGGGCGGTGACAACAAGCCGCTGTTGATCATCCCCGGCATGACGGCGACGGTGGACATCATCACCGGCGAGAAAAGCGTGCTGGACTACGTGCTCAAGCCGGTACTCAAGGCGCGGACCGAATCGTTACGCGAGCGGTGA
- a CDS encoding bifunctional diguanylate cyclase/phosphodiesterase: MTITEQLSALGTILAQGSLHSLFQPIVSLSERRILGYEALSRGPSNSPLHSPINLFAAARHAGRLSELEMACREKACRSFSEQQLDAKLFLNVSPESLLEPLHQSGRTLSLLQRYGISPSQVVIELTEQTPTDDFDLLHTALHHYRAMGFSIALDDLGAGYSSLRLWSELRPDYVKIDRHFIDGIHQDAVKREFVGSILQMARASRAVVIAEGIELVEELAVLSDMGVDLVQGYLLCRPQETPPRDARSLLPQLDSGPPSLTEERRDLSDLLNDQAAVPSDTPTPKVLEAFRLQANLNSLAVLDDQQRPVGIVHRHSLSDALLKPFATELYARKPISRLMTDDFLAVELSHSLQQVSRLITSRARQRIEEDFIITQNGRYLGLGRVIDVLKLITELKIQQARYANPLTLLPGNVPIQQCLTRLLQQNQTAAICYVDIDSFKPYNDLYGYARGDEVLLCLAHCLSERIEPSRDFVGHIGGDDFMLVLGSSDWRKRLGQLFEEFQMQCRRFYRAEHLDAGYFVSHNRQGVREEFPLLSLSIGVVDLHAHDCPELDAQVLAEMASQAKHLAKKVPGYSVHVIDAASAVV; the protein is encoded by the coding sequence ATGACCATTACCGAGCAGCTCAGCGCCTTGGGGACGATCCTGGCCCAAGGCAGCCTTCACAGCCTGTTCCAGCCCATCGTGTCCCTGTCCGAGCGGCGCATCCTCGGTTACGAAGCGCTGAGTCGCGGCCCTTCGAACAGCCCACTGCATTCGCCCATCAACCTGTTCGCCGCCGCCCGCCATGCCGGGCGCCTGAGCGAGCTGGAAATGGCCTGCCGTGAAAAAGCCTGCCGCAGCTTCAGCGAACAGCAACTCGACGCCAAGCTGTTCCTCAACGTCTCCCCCGAGTCGCTGCTCGAGCCCTTGCATCAATCAGGGCGTACCTTGTCGCTGCTGCAGCGCTACGGCATCTCGCCCAGCCAGGTGGTGATCGAGCTTACTGAACAAACCCCGACCGACGACTTCGACCTGCTCCACACGGCCCTACATCACTACCGCGCCATGGGCTTCTCGATCGCATTGGATGATCTGGGCGCGGGCTATTCGAGCCTGCGCCTGTGGTCAGAGCTGCGCCCCGATTACGTGAAGATCGACCGACACTTTATCGACGGCATCCATCAGGACGCAGTGAAGCGCGAGTTCGTCGGCTCCATTCTGCAGATGGCCCGTGCCTCACGTGCGGTGGTGATTGCCGAGGGCATAGAACTGGTCGAAGAGCTGGCTGTGCTCAGCGACATGGGTGTCGATCTGGTCCAGGGCTATTTGTTGTGCCGCCCGCAGGAAACGCCGCCCCGGGATGCCCGCAGCCTGCTGCCGCAACTGGACAGCGGCCCGCCCTCCTTGACCGAGGAGCGCCGCGACCTGTCCGACCTGCTGAACGATCAAGCGGCAGTGCCCAGCGACACGCCAACGCCCAAGGTGCTGGAGGCGTTTCGCCTGCAAGCCAACCTCAACTCGCTGGCGGTGCTCGACGACCAGCAGCGCCCGGTCGGTATCGTGCATCGGCATTCGCTGTCGGACGCGCTGCTCAAGCCCTTTGCCACCGAGCTGTATGCCCGCAAGCCGATCAGCCGGTTGATGACCGATGATTTCCTCGCCGTGGAGTTGAGTCATTCTCTGCAACAGGTGAGCCGCTTGATCACCAGCCGCGCGCGCCAGCGTATCGAAGAAGACTTCATCATCACCCAGAACGGGCGTTACCTGGGCCTCGGACGGGTGATCGACGTGCTCAAGTTGATCACCGAACTGAAGATCCAGCAGGCGCGCTATGCCAACCCGCTGACGCTGCTGCCTGGTAACGTGCCGATCCAGCAGTGCCTGACGCGGCTGTTGCAGCAAAACCAGACCGCCGCGATCTGCTATGTCGATATCGACAGCTTCAAACCCTACAACGACCTGTATGGCTACGCGCGCGGCGATGAAGTGCTGCTGTGCCTGGCGCACTGTCTGAGCGAGCGAATCGAACCCAGCCGCGATTTCGTCGGACACATCGGTGGTGACGATTTCATGCTGGTGCTCGGCTCCAGCGACTGGCGCAAGCGGTTAGGGCAGCTGTTCGAGGAGTTCCAGATGCAGTGCCGGCGGTTCTACCGCGCCGAGCACCTGGACGCGGGGTACTTCGTCAGCCATAACCGCCAGGGCGTGCGCGAGGAATTCCCGCTGCTGTCGCTGTCCATCGGTGTCGTCGATCTGCACGCTCACGATTGCCCCGAGCTGGATGCTCAGGTGCTGGCGGAAATGGCGTCGCAGGCCAAGCATCTGGCCAAGAAGGTGCCGGGATACAGCGTGCATGTGATTGACGCCGCGAGCGCTGTGGTTTGA
- a CDS encoding carboxy terminal-processing peptidase — translation MKHFLPSSALALCIGLGTLSMSANSFADNSWDKLQPDRDEVIASLNVVELLKRHHYSKPPLDDARSVIIYDSYLKLLDPSRSYFLASDISEFDKWKTQFDDFLKKGDLDAGFTIYKRYLDRVKGRLDFALTILDKGVDKMDFNGNQTLEVDRKNDPWPKDQAELDDLWRKRVMDEVLRLKIAGKDPKAIQDLLVKRYKNQLVRLDQTRAEDIFQAYINTFAQSYDPHTNYLSPDSAENFDINMSLSLEGIGAVLQSDNDQVKVVRLVPAGPADKTKQLAPSDKIVGVAQGDKEMVDVIGWRLDEVVKLIRGAKGSVVRLEVIPHTNAPNDQTSKIVSITREAVKLEEQAAKKSILNLKQDGKDYKLGVIEIPAFYLDFKAFRAGDPDYKSTTRDVKKLLTELQKENVDGVVIDLRNNGGGSLQEATELTSLFIEKGPTVLVRNSDGRVDVLEDESPGAFYKGPMALLVNRLSASASEIFAGAMQDYHRALIIGGQTFGKGTVQTIQPLNHGELKLTLAKFYRVSGQSTQHQGVLPDIAYPSIIDTKEIGESALPEAMPWDTIRPAIKPETDPFKPFLAQLKALHDKRTDNDPEFIFIRDRLALAQKLMEEKTVSLNEAVRRKQHTDIENQQLALENTRRKAKGEAPLTELKKEDEDAPATDPNDSKPENDAYLSETGRILLDYLRLNTTVAKK, via the coding sequence ATGAAGCATTTCTTACCCAGTTCCGCCCTCGCCCTGTGCATTGGCCTCGGCACCCTGTCGATGTCGGCCAATTCTTTTGCCGACAACAGCTGGGACAAGTTGCAGCCTGATCGCGATGAGGTAATCGCCAGTCTCAACGTCGTCGAACTCCTCAAACGCCACCACTACAGCAAGCCGCCCTTGGACGATGCCCGTTCGGTCATCATCTATGACAGCTACCTGAAGCTGCTTGATCCCTCGCGCAGCTACTTTCTGGCCAGCGATATCAGCGAATTCGACAAATGGAAAACCCAGTTTGACGATTTCCTGAAAAAGGGCGATCTGGACGCGGGCTTCACCATCTACAAACGCTACCTGGATCGCGTCAAGGGGCGTCTGGACTTTGCCTTGACGATCCTCGACAAGGGCGTCGACAAGATGGACTTCAACGGCAATCAGACCCTCGAAGTCGATCGCAAGAACGACCCGTGGCCCAAGGATCAGGCAGAACTCGACGACCTGTGGCGCAAACGCGTCATGGATGAAGTGCTGCGTTTGAAGATTGCCGGCAAAGACCCGAAAGCCATCCAGGACTTGCTGGTCAAGCGCTACAAGAATCAACTCGTGCGCCTGGACCAGACCCGCGCCGAGGATATCTTCCAGGCCTACATCAATACCTTCGCCCAGTCCTACGATCCGCACACCAACTACCTGTCGCCTGACAGCGCGGAAAACTTCGACATCAACATGAGCCTGTCGCTGGAAGGCATTGGCGCGGTGCTGCAGAGCGATAACGATCAGGTCAAGGTCGTGCGCCTGGTACCGGCCGGCCCTGCCGACAAGACCAAGCAACTGGCGCCGTCCGACAAGATCGTCGGCGTGGCCCAGGGCGACAAGGAAATGGTCGACGTGATCGGCTGGCGCCTGGACGAAGTGGTCAAGCTGATCCGCGGCGCCAAGGGCTCCGTGGTGCGCCTGGAAGTGATCCCGCATACCAATGCGCCGAACGACCAGACCAGCAAGATCGTGTCCATCACCCGCGAAGCGGTGAAGCTCGAAGAACAGGCCGCCAAGAAGTCGATCCTCAACCTCAAGCAGGATGGCAAAGACTACAAGCTCGGGGTGATCGAGATCCCGGCCTTCTACCTCGACTTCAAAGCTTTCCGCGCCGGCGATCCGGATTACAAGAGCACCACCCGCGACGTCAAGAAACTGCTGACCGAGCTGCAGAAGGAAAACGTCGACGGCGTGGTCATCGACCTGCGCAACAACGGCGGCGGTTCGCTGCAGGAAGCTACCGAGCTGACCAGCCTGTTCATCGAGAAAGGCCCGACCGTGCTAGTGCGCAACAGCGACGGCCGCGTCGATGTGCTCGAGGACGAGAGCCCAGGTGCCTTCTACAAAGGCCCGATGGCACTGCTGGTCAACCGCCTGTCCGCCTCGGCTTCGGAGATTTTCGCCGGCGCCATGCAGGACTATCACCGCGCGTTGATCATCGGTGGCCAGACCTTCGGCAAAGGCACGGTGCAGACCATCCAGCCGCTCAATCATGGCGAGCTGAAACTGACCCTGGCCAAGTTCTACCGGGTTTCCGGGCAGAGCACCCAGCATCAGGGCGTACTGCCGGACATTGCCTACCCGTCGATCATCGATACCAAGGAAATCGGCGAAAGCGCGCTGCCCGAAGCCATGCCGTGGGACACCATCCGCCCGGCGATCAAGCCCGAAACCGATCCGTTCAAGCCGTTCCTGGCCCAGCTCAAGGCGCTGCATGACAAGCGCACCGATAACGATCCGGAGTTCATCTTCATCCGCGATCGCCTGGCCCTGGCGCAGAAGCTGATGGAAGAAAAAACCGTCAGCCTCAACGAAGCGGTGCGTCGCAAGCAGCACACCGACATCGAGAACCAGCAGTTGGCCCTCGAAAACACCCGTCGCAAGGCCAAGGGCGAAGCGCCATTGACCGAGCTGAAAAAGGAAGACGAAGACGCCCCGGCGACGGATCCGAACGATTCCAAACCTGAGAACGACGCCTATCTGAGCGAAACCGGGCGTATCCTGCTGGACTACCTGCGCTTGAACACCACGGTGGCCAAGAAGTAG